TTATATTAATTAAGTTTCCTATAGAAAACGATTGATTTTGAATCGATTTTACACATTTTTCACACAAGATTTACACCACCATTTGTTCGAATATACTGACTGTTCCAAGCTCATCTTCCTCGCGTAACTCTTTAATGACGTGGGTGTATATCAATATCGCCATGACCAAGTCGTTCACTGACGTAGTGTATAGAAACTTTTTTATACAGAATTACACTTGCATGAGTGTGTCGTAAGCCATGAATGGATATTTGCGCTATATCGAAATCCTGTAATGATTTCTTTAGTAGCTTGTTTGCATTAGTATTACTTATTACTTTATATTTGGAATTAGGACTGTAGAAAACCAACTGGTGTATA
The DNA window shown above is from Salipaludibacillus agaradhaerens and carries:
- a CDS encoding tyrosine-type recombinase/integrase, with amino-acid sequence MQHFKKLFKTTPTNIHQLVFYSPNSKYKVISNTNANKLLKKSLQDFDIAQISIHGLRHTHASVILYKKVSIHYVSERLGHGDIDIHPRH